The following coding sequences are from one Arcobacter nitrofigilis DSM 7299 window:
- the mraY gene encoding phospho-N-acetylmuramoyl-pentapeptide-transferase, translating to MFYWFYRHLEINIFQYITVRAGIAFLISFLLTMYLMPKFIKWAKNKKANQPIYEYAPESHQVKCGTPTMGGVIFIFSTIIATLLTVKLNNFYVVGGLLTLVLFCLIGMQDDLSKIFKQKNSAGLSARAKLILQFLCAFLVSATLYYYAHTTELYVPFYKLPLFDMGIYSIVFWMLVIVSTSNAVNLTDGLDGLATVPSIISFFTLSSIVYISGHAIFSAYLLIPNIKIAGELAILGSAIIGSLIAFLWFNSHPAEVFMGDSGSLPLGGFMGYMAIVGKSEILLLFIGLIFVIETVSVILQVGSFKLRQKRVFLMAPIHHHFEHKGWKENKIIVRFWIIAFMANLFALLSFKIR from the coding sequence TTGTTTTACTGGTTCTATAGACATCTTGAGATTAATATCTTTCAATATATTACAGTTCGTGCAGGAATTGCTTTTTTAATATCTTTTTTATTAACAATGTATTTAATGCCAAAATTTATAAAGTGGGCGAAAAATAAAAAAGCCAATCAGCCTATATATGAGTATGCCCCTGAATCTCATCAAGTAAAATGTGGGACTCCTACTATGGGTGGAGTTATATTCATTTTTTCAACTATAATTGCAACACTATTAACAGTTAAATTAAATAATTTCTATGTAGTAGGTGGACTTTTAACACTTGTATTATTTTGTTTAATTGGAATGCAAGATGACTTATCAAAAATTTTCAAACAAAAAAACTCAGCAGGACTTAGTGCTAGAGCTAAGCTTATATTACAATTTCTTTGTGCTTTTTTAGTATCAGCAACACTTTATTATTATGCTCACACTACAGAGTTATATGTTCCTTTTTATAAGCTGCCTCTTTTTGATATGGGAATTTATTCAATAGTTTTTTGGATGTTAGTTATTGTTTCAACTTCAAATGCAGTAAATTTAACTGATGGACTTGATGGTTTGGCAACTGTTCCTTCAATAATTTCATTTTTTACTTTATCTTCTATTGTTTATATCTCTGGACATGCAATTTTTAGTGCATATTTACTTATCCCAAATATAAAAATAGCAGGAGAATTAGCAATATTAGGTTCAGCAATCATAGGTTCATTGATTGCTTTTCTTTGGTTTAACTCTCACCCTGCTGAGGTATTCATGGGAGATAGTGGTTCTTTACCTTTAGGTGGATTTATGGGATACATGGCAATTGTTGGAAAAAGTGAAATTTTACTTTTATTTATTGGTCTTATTTTTGTAATTGAAACAGTTTCTGTTATTTTACAAGTTGGTTCTTTTAAGTTAAGACAAAAAAGAGTTTTTTTAATGGCGCCTATTCATCATCACTTTGAACATAAGGGTTGGAAAGAAAATAAAATAATAGTAAGAT